In Toxotes jaculatrix isolate fToxJac2 chromosome 11, fToxJac2.pri, whole genome shotgun sequence, a single genomic region encodes these proteins:
- the LOC121189413 gene encoding uncharacterized protein LOC121189413, with amino-acid sequence MASQRRLPILLLTLIFCFLPCATWGKKYYSHHGLRCVSECELQGFPQSYQCTVHASDGTEKLEYCSPKRNMDYRGNECLDCCDLHGNDYYWCRTGSSWGYCGDVVESSKHYTSTYSVPCTDSCEQRSLDYYWCHSSQGYDYCSPKQNVDYKGYACREDHPCDKHGNSYYWCNLQQGSWGYCAPVEERAMIHTTKYLKDCIDDCQYHTSGDYFWCNAEGSWDYCSPLPDFTYKGEPCRSDHMCGNHGKNYNWCFTADNWDYCGVITAGECVYSVPQRRKRQPNNPNVICTKEDQNKRRVTVFTAEVDHNAIAEPNNRLRKEAINLINRWDNQGLGDRARSNLIRSEEGNLRLDLQGLINRNNQRYYNLQIQINSARSSRESTTLAQIIVPVDTSAEYMRLAFRESLQRRARITLEVSEQSTSSSNNNQKCRRRH; translated from the coding sequence GGGTTACgatgtgtgagtgaatgtgagCTTCAAGGCTTTCCTCAGTCGTATCAGTGCACAGTTCATGCATCAGATGGCACAGAAAAATTAGAGTACTGCTCACCAAAGAGGAATATGGACTACAGGGGAAACGAGTGCCTTGATTGTTGTGACCTGCACGGTAATGACTACTACTGGTGTAGAACAGGGTCAAGTTGGGGATACTGTGGAGATGTGGTAGAGAGCTCCAAACATTACACCTCCACCTACAGTGTGCCATGTACTGATAGCTGTGAACAGCGAAGTTTAGACTACTACTGGTGCCATTCCTCTCAGGGTTATGATTACTGTTCACCAAAACAGAATGTGGACTACAAAGGCTACGCCTGTCGTGAAGATCATCCCTGTGACAAACATGGAAACAGTTACTACTGGTGTAATTTGCAACAAGGAAGCTGGGGCTACTGTGCACCAGTGGAGGAAAGGGCAATGATTCATACAACCAAATATCTGAAAGACTGCATTGATGATTGTCAGTATCATACGTCTGGGGATTACTTCTGGTGCAATGCTGAAGGTAGCTGGGACTACTGCTCACCTCTACCTGACTTCACCTACAAAGGTGAACCTTGTCGCTCAGATCACATGTGTGGGAACCATGGCAAAAATTATAACTGGTGTTTCACAGCAGACAACTGGGATTACTGTGGAGTGATCACTgctggagagtgtgtgtattcCGTGCCACAGCGCAGGAAACGACAGCCTAATAACCCAAACGTGATCTGTACCAAGGAGGACCAAAACAAGAGGAGAGtaactgttttcacagcagaagtaGATCACAATGCCATAGCAGAACCCAACAACAGGCTACGCAAAGAAGCGATAAATTTAATTAACCGATGGGACAACCAGGGCTTGGGCGACCGGGCCAGGTCCAACTTGATTAGATCAGAGGAGGGAAATCTTCGACTTGACCTGCAGGGACTGATAAACAGGAATAATCAGCGGTATTACAACCTGCAGATCCAGATTAACTCGGCACGCAGTAGCAGAGAAAGCACCACTCTGGCACAGATCATAGTTCCTGTTGACACTTCAGCTGAGTATATGCGTTTGGCCTTCAGGGAGAGTTTACAGCGCCGGGCGAGGATTACACTGGAAGTATCAGAGCAATCAACCAGCTCctcaaacaacaaccaaaagtGTCGCAGACGTCACTGA